A genomic segment from Verrucomicrobiota bacterium encodes:
- a CDS encoding SAM-dependent DNA methyltransferase, whose amino-acid sequence KSYNKGKPIRIEEFEAERAWWGEEKDGFKSRVENEQAWRVSIDQIKAGNFNLDLKNPHNPDTGPGDVDHLLPEYEKLLAQIAATRAALKQELHHALTATAGTAE is encoded by the coding sequence CCAAGAGCTACAACAAAGGCAAACCCATCCGCATCGAGGAGTTCGAGGCCGAGCGCGCGTGGTGGGGCGAGGAAAAAGACGGCTTCAAGTCCCGTGTGGAAAACGAGCAGGCCTGGCGCGTCTCCATCGACCAGATCAAGGCCGGCAACTTCAACCTCGACCTCAAGAACCCGCACAACCCCGACACCGGCCCCGGCGACGTGGACCACCTCCTGCCCGAATACGAAAAGCTCCTTGCCCAGATCGCCGCCACCCGCGCCGCGCTGAAACAGGAACTCCACCACGCCCTCACCGCCACCGCCGGGACTGCCGAATGA